From Melitaea cinxia chromosome 30, ilMelCinx1.1, whole genome shotgun sequence, one genomic window encodes:
- the LOC123668200 gene encoding tRNA pseudouridine(38/39) synthase: MTEKVPLKPKNKGLSREELINMDKNELVDIIKQLEAHNTQLKNIISKNLEDKNGKEAINKQKNYDFSKCHYRRILLRILYFGWDYQGLAVQEDSTKTIEHHLFHALTKSCLIEARENSNYHRCGRTDKGVSAFGQVISITVRSKHAPAEQSNADSMSTEIPYCKILNRLLPREIRAVSWMPIPDDKPEFSARFDCKKRKYKYYFPKSSLNIEAMKAACSELVGSHDFRNFCKMDVGNGVVEYTREILSATILPFDVNDVDNPTSMYVLIIEGNAFLWHQIRCIMGILLLVGQGRESPDIVQELLNIDKNPRKPQYGIALDTPLNLYECSYEVDNHWIYDENELKIIIKHIQNEWTVSNVKTTMMRDCLQSLEELYHNMKETKDGDNNKSERDSVTSHTDCLLQGVQSKVYKPLLKRQTCSSLEERIEYYTKKRKTETELENKK; encoded by the exons atgaCAGAAAAAGTACCTTTAAAACCAAAAAACAAGGGTCTATCGAGAGAAGAACTAATAAATATGGATAAAAAT gAGCTAgttgatataataaaacaattggaAGCGCATAATACGcaattaaagaatattataagTAAGAATTTAGAAGATAAGAATGGTAAAGAAGCAATAAACAAACAGAAGAATTACGATTTTTCAAA ATGTCACTATCGTAGAATACTGCTGAGAATTTTATACTTCGGATGGGACTATCAAGGACTTGCCGTACAGGAAGACTCGACCAAAACAATTGAACATCATCTATTTCATGCACTAACCAAGTCTTGTCTTATAGAAGCTAGGGAGAACTCAAATTACCATAGATGTGGACGGACGGATAAAGGTGTCAGTGCTTTCGGACAG GTCATATCAATAACAGTCCGAAGTAAGCACGCTCCAGCAGAACAAAGTAATGCAGACTCCATGTCTACTGAGATACCGTACTGCAAGATTCTGAATAGGTTGCTACCGAGGGAAATTAGAGCTGTCTCTTGGATGCCTATACCCGATGATAAACCTGAGTTTAGCGCAAG ATTCGActgtaagaaaagaaaatataaatactattttccTAAATCATCTTTAAATATTGAAGCAATGAAGGCAGCGTGTTCAGAGCTAGTGGGATCTCATGACTTCAGAAATTTCTGTAAGATGGACGTCGGGAACGGGGTTGTGGAGTATACGAGGGAAATATTGAGCGCTACAATATTGCCTTTTGACGTAAACGATGTGGATAACC ccACTTCTATGTACGTATTAATAATAGAGGGCAACGCTTTCCTCTGGCATCAAATAAGATGTATAATGGGTATCTTATTACTAGTGGGGCAAGGTCGAGAGTCCCCTGACATTGTTCAAGAGttgttaaatattgataaaaatccCAG AAAGCCCCAATACGGCATAGCTCTGGACACGCCTCTCAATCTTTACGAATGTAGTTATGAGGTTGACAACCACTGGATTTATGACGAGAATGaactaaaaattatcattaaacaCATACAAAATGAGTGGACAGTATCCAATGTTAA AACAACGATGATGAGAGACTGTCTCCAGAGCTTAGAAGAATTATATCACAACATGAAAGAGACAAAAGATggtgataataataaaagtgaaaGAGATAGCGTCACATCTCATACGGACTGCTTGTTACAGGGTGTTCAATCAAAAGTTTACAAGCCTCTGTTGAAGAGACAAACTTGTT CAAGCCTAGAAGAGAGAATAGAATACTACACGAAGAAACGAAAAACCGAAACTGAATTAgaaaacaagaaataa